A section of the Dictyoglomus sp. NZ13-RE01 genome encodes:
- a CDS encoding sugar ABC transporter substrate-binding protein — MFKNSRVYIFSILILILILLVSPIQGQKKTIIKYWLWLDDPTDPMFPDLVKQFNSQNPDIQVEYELIPLAQYYDKLVTAVGAGTAPDCARFKDWWLGAFVDAGALEPLDNYLKNWSGYKDVIANLWNTGKIHSKSPIYMMPHQFITFYLYYRKDWFKEKNLPPPTDLNKFLDAAKKLTDPSKNQYGFGLRGGAGGQDQWLAFIVAQGARLVDKNGKVIADSPEAILANQWYIDLYRVHKVAPPSAPTDAYAQILGAFQAGITAMMAHHVGSSVLVTQKLGEDKVGVVPMPSADPKKPATMMTMSGNVIFSGSKNKEAAFKFISWLTEKDQMDKWCRSRQGQLPVLKSVASMPYYKNNIFFKVSLDQAKYAIAWPPLPGVGYISAQLWQNLMQKALLGEITSKEMMEEIANALRKK; from the coding sequence ATGTTTAAAAACTCAAGAGTATATATATTTTCAATTTTAATCTTAATTTTGATTCTTTTAGTTTCACCCATTCAAGGACAAAAAAAGACTATAATAAAATATTGGTTGTGGCTTGATGATCCTACAGATCCTATGTTTCCAGATTTAGTTAAGCAATTTAATTCCCAAAATCCAGATATTCAAGTAGAATATGAATTAATACCATTAGCTCAATATTATGATAAACTGGTAACCGCTGTAGGAGCTGGTACCGCGCCAGATTGTGCAAGATTTAAAGATTGGTGGTTAGGGGCTTTTGTTGATGCTGGAGCTTTAGAACCTTTAGATAATTATTTAAAGAATTGGAGTGGATATAAGGATGTAATAGCAAATCTTTGGAATACAGGAAAAATACATTCTAAAAGTCCTATTTATATGATGCCACACCAGTTTATTACTTTCTACTTATATTATAGAAAAGATTGGTTTAAAGAGAAAAATTTACCACCACCTACAGATTTAAATAAATTTTTAGATGCAGCAAAAAAATTAACTGACCCGTCAAAGAATCAATATGGTTTTGGTCTAAGAGGTGGTGCTGGAGGGCAAGATCAATGGTTAGCATTTATAGTAGCTCAAGGGGCAAGATTAGTAGACAAGAATGGTAAAGTTATTGCTGATTCCCCTGAAGCAATTTTAGCAAATCAATGGTACATAGATCTATATAGAGTTCATAAAGTTGCACCACCATCTGCACCTACTGATGCATATGCTCAGATTTTAGGGGCATTTCAAGCAGGAATTACTGCAATGATGGCGCATCATGTTGGTTCATCAGTTTTAGTTACTCAGAAATTGGGGGAAGATAAAGTAGGTGTCGTTCCTATGCCTTCAGCTGATCCTAAGAAACCAGCAACTATGATGACAATGAGTGGTAATGTGATATTCTCAGGTTCTAAAAATAAAGAAGCAGCCTTTAAATTCATTAGCTGGCTAACAGAGAAAGATCAGATGGATAAATGGTGTCGTTCACGTCAAGGACAATTACCTGTTTTAAAATCTGTTGCATCAATGCCATATTATAAGAATAATATATTTTTCAAGGTTTCTTTAGATCAAGCAAAATATGCAATAGCATGGCCTCCTCTGCCGGGAGTTGGATATATAAGTGCTCAATTATGGCAGAATTTAATGCAAAAGGCACTACTTGGAGAAATCACATCTAAGGAAATGATGGAGGAGATCGCTAATGCTCTTAGAAAAAAGTAA
- a CDS encoding sugar ABC transporter permease, producing MLLEKSNLIYKWEKRVFPFLLLLPALILILGIVAYPVFRAIWLSFHSYNPLKPFIVEYVGFDNYVKIFRDQLFITALKNSLIWTIGVVFFQFLGGLFGALILKQNFKGRSIVRGLSLIPWVTPSILIAIMWIWMLDGNYGIINDVLLKLGIISKYIPWLAQKNTALPSVMIADIWRGIPFFAVMLLAAMDAIPEELYEAAKIDGASSFKIFTNITWPLILPTVLITTMLRIIWTANHMDLILIMTDGGPGSSSLILPLMSYHIAYKQLNFGYASAIAILQGIFLIVIISFYLRLLRKGGSIY from the coding sequence ATGCTCTTAGAAAAAAGTAATTTGATTTATAAATGGGAGAAAAGGGTTTTCCCTTTTCTCCTTCTTTTACCTGCATTAATACTCATTTTAGGAATTGTTGCTTATCCTGTTTTTAGAGCTATCTGGTTAAGTTTTCATAGTTATAATCCTTTAAAACCTTTTATTGTTGAATATGTGGGGTTTGACAATTATGTAAAAATTTTTAGAGATCAACTTTTTATAACTGCTTTGAAGAATTCTCTTATATGGACTATAGGAGTGGTTTTTTTTCAATTTTTAGGTGGGTTATTTGGGGCTCTTATTCTAAAACAAAATTTTAAAGGAAGATCTATTGTAAGAGGTTTATCTCTTATACCATGGGTTACTCCAAGTATTTTAATAGCCATTATGTGGATTTGGATGTTAGATGGTAATTATGGAATAATAAATGATGTTCTATTAAAATTAGGTATAATATCAAAATATATCCCCTGGTTGGCACAAAAAAATACTGCTCTTCCATCTGTTATGATAGCAGATATATGGAGAGGAATTCCCTTTTTTGCTGTTATGCTTTTGGCTGCTATGGATGCTATTCCTGAAGAACTTTATGAGGCTGCAAAAATTGATGGAGCAAGCTCATTTAAAATTTTTACTAATATAACTTGGCCTCTTATTCTTCCTACAGTGTTAATTACAACTATGCTTAGGATTATATGGACTGCTAATCACATGGATTTAATTCTTATAATGACAGATGGAGGGCCTGGTTCGAGTAGTTTAATACTACCATTGATGTCTTATCATATAGCATACAAACAGTTGAATTTTGGATATGCTTCTGCTATAGCTATACTACAAGGAATATTTCTTATAGTTATTATATCTTTCTATTTGAGACTGTTAAGAAAGGGAGGGAGTATATATTGA
- a CDS encoding sugar ABC transporter permease, with product MWMFITSLKSPEELYTFPLKYFPSKPTFEGYKLLLQTTPFLIYMKNSIIVAVFTVIIALFVAILASYSFSRFEFKGKTPLSFIFLITQMFPAILLAIPLFLVMRNIGVLNSPFSLILAHSTFAVPFSTWMITGFLNSIPKELDEAAQIDGCNKLGVLRYVIIPVAAPGLIAATIYIFIYSWNEFLYALTFTSDIRARTIPVGLHTFMGEYIIRWDLLTAGGVITGLPVIIIFMFIQKYLIKGLTEGAIKG from the coding sequence ATGTGGATGTTTATTACATCACTCAAATCTCCAGAAGAACTATATACTTTCCCTTTAAAATATTTTCCTTCTAAACCTACTTTCGAAGGATATAAATTACTTCTTCAAACTACACCATTTCTGATATACATGAAAAATAGTATTATTGTTGCTGTATTTACCGTGATTATTGCACTATTTGTAGCAATTCTTGCCTCTTATAGCTTTTCGAGATTTGAATTTAAAGGTAAAACACCACTTTCCTTTATTTTTTTAATTACTCAAATGTTTCCTGCTATTTTACTTGCAATCCCATTGTTTTTGGTTATGAGAAATATAGGAGTCCTAAATTCACCTTTTTCTTTAATATTAGCTCATAGTACCTTTGCTGTCCCTTTCTCAACTTGGATGATTACAGGATTTTTGAATTCTATTCCAAAAGAATTAGATGAGGCTGCTCAAATAGATGGGTGTAATAAATTAGGAGTTTTAAGATATGTGATTATACCTGTCGCTGCTCCTGGGCTAATTGCTGCTACTATTTATATATTCATTTATTCTTGGAATGAATTTTTATATGCCCTTACCTTTACTTCAGATATTAGGGCTAGAACTATTCCTGTAGGTTTGCATACCTTTATGGGAGAATATATTATAAGATGGGATTTGTTAACTGCTGGAGGTGTTATAACTGGTTTACCTGTAATTATAATTTTTATGTTTATTCAAAAATATCTAATTAAAGGTCTAACGGAGGGGGCAATAAAAGGATAA
- a CDS encoding peptidase yields the protein MFFYIFLFVFLVKEIWELVLDVWNKNYATSPNAKIPEIFKDIITEEDFEKSKKYLIDRTNLGVISHIVDIILSVVLIIWGYPYFEKLVSSLTSSYILQGLLFFGILGLINLIISIPFDVYSTFVIEEKYGFNTTTPKTFITDIIKSILVAIILGVPLLSFLLWIIETDPNWWWKFALVVIVFEIFISWLYPMIIAPLFNKFYPLEDQELKEKILSLLEKAHFKISKVFVMDASRRTKRVNAYLTGIGNSRRVVLFDTILSYSHEEILAVLAHELGHNVKKHIPKIIILSSLFYTAYIYFVYFLYKSPLISQAFSVEKNFTLIVYSFIFVSSIAYFISPIINAISRKFEYEADRFSKELLGTPKPLISALKRLVKENLSNLNPLPLYRTWYYSHPAPEERILALRG from the coding sequence ATGTTTTTTTATATTTTTCTTTTTGTCTTTTTGGTAAAGGAAATATGGGAGTTAGTTCTTGATGTGTGGAATAAAAACTATGCTACTTCTCCTAATGCCAAGATTCCAGAAATTTTTAAAGATATAATAACAGAAGAGGATTTTGAAAAGTCCAAAAAATATTTGATAGATAGAACAAATTTAGGAGTAATATCTCATATTGTGGACATAATTTTGTCTGTTGTGCTCATTATTTGGGGATATCCATATTTTGAAAAGCTTGTTTCTTCCCTTACTAGTTCATATATTTTACAAGGTCTTTTGTTCTTTGGCATCTTAGGATTAATAAATCTTATTATATCTATTCCATTTGATGTATACTCTACCTTTGTAATAGAAGAAAAATACGGGTTTAATACTACCACTCCTAAAACTTTTATTACTGATATAATTAAGTCTATATTAGTAGCCATAATATTAGGCGTACCTTTGCTTTCTTTTCTACTTTGGATTATAGAAACAGATCCTAATTGGTGGTGGAAGTTTGCCCTTGTAGTAATAGTTTTTGAGATATTTATATCATGGCTTTATCCTATGATAATAGCTCCTTTATTCAATAAGTTTTATCCATTGGAGGACCAAGAGTTAAAGGAGAAAATCCTTTCTCTTTTAGAAAAGGCTCACTTTAAAATATCAAAGGTTTTTGTTATGGATGCATCAAGAAGAACAAAGAGGGTGAATGCCTATCTTACAGGAATTGGGAATTCAAGAAGAGTTGTACTTTTCGATACCATATTGAGCTATAGTCATGAGGAGATTTTGGCAGTTCTTGCCCATGAATTGGGACATAATGTAAAAAAACATATTCCTAAGATTATTATTTTAAGCTCCCTATTTTATACTGCCTATATTTATTTTGTATATTTTCTCTATAAGTCTCCATTAATTTCTCAAGCCTTTTCAGTAGAGAAAAACTTTACACTTATTGTTTATTCCTTTATTTTTGTATCATCTATTGCCTATTTCATTTCTCCTATTATAAATGCTATATCCCGAAAATTTGAGTACGAGGCAGATAGATTTTCTAAGGAGCTTCTTGGAACCCCTAAACCTTTAATAAGTGCTCTAAAAAGATTAGTAAAAGAAAATTTATCAAATCTAAATCCTCTTCCCCTTTATAGAACATGGTATTATTCTCATCCAGCACCTGAAGAAAGGATATTAGCTCTGAGGGGATAA
- a CDS encoding xylose isomerase, translating to MRIGSSTYSFKRFDYGNPEEKSLKLEDMISLSYKYGLDGLEILAVQMESFEDDYVNRIKRLCVEHSLDIYAFSIHNNFVKPDKEERKKEVEKVKELIKVGYKLGAPIVRIFGGRWGTIKSFTELMAKRGKEPALEGYTYEEGMEWNIEAFRECVEFAKEYGIILAVENHWGLTYSADGVLDILKGVNSEWLKVTLDCGNFLDDTYEQLEKLAPYTVLVHAKTYFGGGIFYDFNLNPDYVRILRILKNVGYKGYLSIEFEGKANYEDGILASIKLLSQAIKIS from the coding sequence ATGAGAATAGGAAGTTCTACTTACTCTTTTAAAAGGTTTGATTATGGAAATCCTGAGGAGAAATCTCTAAAATTAGAAGATATGATATCCTTGTCCTATAAATATGGATTAGATGGACTTGAAATTTTAGCAGTACAAATGGAATCTTTTGAGGATGATTATGTTAACAGAATTAAAAGACTTTGTGTAGAGCATTCTTTAGATATTTATGCTTTTTCCATTCATAATAATTTTGTTAAGCCCGATAAAGAAGAAAGGAAAAAAGAGGTAGAAAAAGTAAAAGAATTAATAAAAGTGGGATATAAATTAGGTGCACCAATAGTTAGGATTTTTGGAGGAAGATGGGGAACCATAAAAAGTTTCACAGAACTTATGGCTAAAAGAGGGAAAGAACCTGCATTAGAGGGATATACCTATGAAGAGGGTATGGAATGGAATATAGAAGCATTTAGAGAATGTGTGGAATTTGCAAAGGAATATGGTATTATCTTGGCTGTAGAAAACCACTGGGGACTTACATACTCTGCAGATGGGGTATTAGATATATTAAAAGGGGTAAACAGTGAATGGCTTAAGGTAACATTAGATTGTGGAAACTTTTTAGATGACACATATGAACAATTGGAAAAGCTTGCACCCTATACAGTACTTGTTCATGCAAAAACCTATTTTGGTGGTGGCATTTTTTATGACTTTAATTTAAATCCTGACTATGTAAGAATCTTGAGAATATTAAAAAATGTAGGTTATAAAGGATATTTATCTATAGAATTTGAAGGGAAAGCAAACTATGAGGATGGAATTTTGGCAAGTATTAAGCTTCTTTCTCAAGCTATAAAAATTTCGTAG